Below is a window of Danio rerio strain Tuebingen ecotype United States chromosome 11, GRCz12tu, whole genome shotgun sequence DNA.
aattgctcccgagagtgggctaaaatcagccagtcgtcgagataattgagtacgcggatgcccgcaagccgcagaggcgctagggcaccctccgcgagtttggtgaagacccgcggagacagagagagcccgaaggggaggaccttgtactgccatgctcgaccttcgaatgcaaaccgcagaaactgacggtggcgtggaagaatggagacatgaaaatacgcgtccttcaggtctatggctgcaaaccaatcctgaggacgaacgcatcggaggatgcgcctctgcgtaagcattctgaacgacagcttgtgaaggcagcgattcaaaacgcgcagatctaggattggccgtgacccaccgctctttttgggtacgatgaagtacgggctgtaaaacccgctctccatctcggctggaggtaccggctcgattgcacccttcgccaggagggcagcaatctcctctcgcaagacaggggcggacaggggattgaccctggtgaaatacacgcccgtaacctgggaggccgtttggagaactgtagttcgtagccgagtctgatcgtgcgtatgagccaccgcgaggggctggcccgcgctaaccaggcaggcagagccctcgctaatgacgtcatcgcagcaatcgttgacgtacccgcggaggggcagcgaggagcgggtgtgctgatccggggagcgcgagggtcccacagaagagctggaggagagcgtttcgctctggctccgcaccctgactcctgcgcggagcgggtgtgctgatccggggagcgcaagggtcccacagaagagctggaggagagcgattcgcgattcaccctgactccggagggggggcttgggggctgggagaagggagaccgtccccccagcgcccgtgagccgctggcggagcatgcagaccttgcgagctgagaggcggcgcgtcccaggctggcagggcctgcagtgcccgtgagccactggcggagtgcaccgaacctacgagctagagagctgagctcaaactggcagatttcgggctgtcacctccggagaagtggaaaagtgccctttcatttcatggcagtaaaaagtgccgttggaaatggcgccccgccctccagcggggaaagagcaagttccctcctctccagatgacctgtcccaggaacgcttcgcggtccgtttgccagacttagcggcgttctgggcagggggagtggcctgcttccgaggtgctcgacgcgctcgcttcgccagaggcgagtgcgggggcggtgcagctctcgtaggcgggcgccttcggcgaggagcaggtatggatggcacggcgggcggagcgggcttacggggccgccgattagacatcacccatcagactgctctctcactgcctcgaattcctgggtgaattcgcagactgtgtcgccgaccagcttgggatatgggcgagtcaagaaagcggactttgtcaacttcgcgcatatcaaccaagttttgttagaggtggggcttctggaccactagtgtggacattgTCCTCCCCagagcacacgcagcggacttagtagtccgaagagcttagtcggctgcggtgcgaagctcataagcctgggttggacccaccctcgtgcagctcggccagcgcctgcgcttggttgCGCTGgacggtggctatcgcatgcaaggcggatgcagcctggtccgtagctttgtaagctctagctccgagggagccgaaaactcacaggctttggatgggagacgaagcagaccccgccaagaagagacgctgcgcggattaaccgccatcgcacactcaacctgaggaatcgccacataccccctggctgctccaccaccaagagtggtaagggtggagggacacacagcacgagcagaaaaaaggtgctctttaagaccgcgtgagcctactgtgcgtcgccaggaagaagggaacgcccctctagtcggtccggccgcggagctgggggataaaccatctccaacccacggccgaagcagcccgggaaagcacggctaacacgtccgtttcagtatccgttttgacagcgctcacctgttTGACAGGTGacagcgggtccggatcatcgtcgtacaatgaaagcccaccctccgatgccgcggaggacatctgatctccggtgacagcgagcgtgagagctaccatctgattagacggatcactcccagcgcccgaagcttggatggagcgcttggaggagcgagaggtccgcgagcccttaggcggcggattatctctcgctggaaccctcagatctgcccgagcgccgctgcagaacaggaggcgactggggtggctcgctctctcacGAGAGTttgccgcgatctcaactgcgcgacggtcatggcatcgtagtgacgacatgaaccgcccccgagcaccacattaacatgctggacccccaaacatgtaatgcagtgatcgtgcccatcatccggagccaggaaacccccgcaaccagaaacgcacagtcggagcgccgtcctgaaaaggacgtgctgcacgactgtgttgctcttttaggatgctttgcaacaatacgcaccgctctggaggaccagacccaaagggacgccaggcaagggagaaacccagctcgaccatctgccgctgcgtggactcgctctggaccgggagacactcgttcgctcgaagtggctgtagacagcaggaggaaccctcatgaagctcgatcagaaaagtctctgaagcgaaaaggatagcgtctgctggcgccaggtgagcttatatactcagttgattgcttatgccgctcacctgcgcaggcttgcgctgccaattcattcttaattggcccgttcaatactctttcagacgagtagcttctgaaccgagcCTCCCAATGcatggattttacaatcaaatccacttatagtgctggggttccccccgaaggggaaccctggagcggttcgattgcagtgagaaagcgatccgatccaagcgcggttatatcactgtgttttatggatatgtaataggcttacggctatatgaagagagaattatgagtcctcaaataggcatcgtcgcgcacccttctcacccctccccgccgcatctctcctcagacacgttgagcgcgcacaccctgtcaatcaccaccaaaccaccaactctcctgacagctgagcgggatgctgcaaaataaaccctgacactgaccaatgtaaggagagtttactcacacatgacttgttttagctcttttggtccgattagaaactttgcaatgtgaaagcgaatcgctccaagagcaaagagcaacaatgtaacaattgtaatctctgtttcggaacaactgaatcgattcacaggtgtgaaagcaccctaagactgaCAGATGTTAGCCACGAGGTGGTCTCCTTGGCAAGGCCTGATAGGTTTTTGGTGATCTGTAATCACACAGGAaggaggaaacccatacaaacacgggagaacatgaaagttccacacagaaatgccaactggctcagcgaATCAGGGACCtacttgctgtaaggtgacagtgccaaccacaGAGTCAATGTGCCACCtccatataatatttaaaaagcgtaaaaaaaagtaaaaaacttaGATTTATAAGTACATGGTATAAACATGAATGTGGgatagatatacagttgaagtcagaattattagccccctgaattatttgccccctttattattattttttctcaatttctgtttaacggagagaagattttttcaacacatttctaaacattatagttttaataactaatttctaataactgatttatttaattttgccataatgaccgtaaataatatttttctattctagatatttttcaacacacttctaaacagctaaagtgacatttaaaggcttaaataggtttgTCAGGATAATTAGAAAAGttaagtttgttctgtagacaaccgataattagcttaaaggtgctaatcattttgaccttaaaatgggttttaagaaattaaaaactgcttttattctagtcgaaataaaaacaaataagactttctccaggaaaaaatattatcagacatttccttgctctgttaaacataatttgggaaatattttaaaacaagtaaTAACCCCACCTCCATGTTAACGAATAAGCCTTAagtccaaataaaaaaatagttacacttgcaataaaatttcCTTAAAAATAAGTACAACTATgccatatttttatttagtacatCAACAGTTTAATGTATTTTTAGTACACATagcataaaataaatgcatttctaCTACAGGGCTtaacaagaaaacaaaaaaaaacaaaaaaaacggcTGTTTTTGCTCTATTTTGAATTGGGTGACACAATGGCTTAGTGATtgatgctgttgcctcacagcaagaaggtcgctggtttgagtcccagctggtcatttggcatttttgtgtagagttttgcatgttctccccgtgtttatgtgagtttccttcgggtgatccggtttcccccacagtccaaagatatgcggtataggtgaattgaataacctacagtaaattggctgtatgtgtgtgactgagtgtgtatggatgtttcccagaactgagTTTCATcctttgtgtaaaacatatgctgaataagttggtgattcattccgctgtggtgaccactgaagGTGATTAgaaaagcttaaagtgacatttaaaggcttaactaggttaattaggttacttaggcaggttagggtaattagacaagttattgtatagttattgttattgtattgtataagttattgtatgatagtttgttctatagactatcgaaaaaagaattagcttaaagaggctaataattttgtctgtaaacggtgtttaaaaaatttaaaactgattttgttctagtcgaaataaaacaaataagactttctccagaagaaaataatattatcagacatactgtgaaaatttcctttctctgttaaacatcatttgtgaaatatttgctACACAACTTAACACTGTATGTGCTagatataagataaaaaaaaaggtttggaatTACGGTATTATAAGGTACAATATTtttaactggtgaatgacatgattaTGTTGTGTATGGTCATCTATTTGGTGCGGGTTCATGACCTCAGAATGTGCGTTCTCAATGTTATATTGTtaaattttatattgtatttatcatTTCcccagatcacctactgcacctgtaACTTTTTATATGTTATATGTGTTTCCAGTATTAATCTGTGCTGTCTTGTCTGTCTTCATCCTCAGGCTATGTGGGTTTGAACCATTTTTTGATCAAAGGGGGGACCAATATATGTACAGCCGCATTCTGAACTGTGATTATGAGTTTGTCTCCCCCTGGTGGGATGAAGTCTCTCTCAATGCAAAGGACCTGGTAAGTAGCTTGAACTATTGCTCTGATTGCATTTCTGTTGATGTTCATGCACTGcagatttttaaatgaacatcAAAACTATAAAAACTTCAACAGTCAAATCAAATGCTAACTTAATTTTTCAGTTAGAGCTTTCATATCTGAGCTTTCTCTCTTTTTGTTTATTCACCAATAGCTGTTGGTTGGTTTTTATCCCCTTTGATTATAGGTTAATAAGCTCATAGTCTTAGATCCTCATAAACGTCTCACAGTGAAGCAAGCTCTTGAGCATCCATGGGTTCTTGGAAAAGCAGCACGATTCTCCCACATGGACACAACACAGAGAAAACTACAGGAATTTAATGCAAGGCGCAAATTAAAGGTCAGCCACCAATCCCCTTCCATGTTTTGGCAATGTCAAATATAGTCattcaataaattaattatattgttaaatcttaagtcaaaatgtatttttgtttgaaattagtatttatttttccccttCTTTGTTTTGGCAATGTCAAATAtagtcatttaataaattaattctaTTGTTAAATCTTAagtcaaaatgtatttttgttttaaattagtatttatttatattctaataaaaatacaaaatattaaattataataatgaacaATTGTATTTAATCCAAAAAAGTTGCTTTTGTTTGTTCCCTAGACTCGCTTAGGCTTTTGTCTTTTTGTCTTCAAGACAATTGTATAATACTGATATTTTAGACTGGAAGGCACCACATGTAATTTTTGCCTCAAATTGTCTtcaacatggtggcgcagtaggtaatgttgtcttctcaaagcaagaaggttgctggttcgagcctcggcttgctcagttggcgtttctctatgtggagtttgcattttatctctgcatttgcgtgggtgtcccccgggtgctccggttttccaaacagtccaaagacatgcggtacaggtgaattgggtaggctaaattgtccgtagtgtatgagtgtgtgtagatgtttcccagagatgggttgcgactgaaagggcatccgctgtgtaaaaatgtgctggataagttggcggttcattccactgtggtgaccccagagtaataaaaggactaagtcgaaaagaaaataagtgaatgaaaCATCTCCTAAAAAATGACTTAATTTATAAAGCTTACAGCCATGCAGTTCCTTCAATTAATTGTGtgcatgaattttatttttaatacatcaaTCAGTAAATGTATTAATTGAATAATATGATTTTGTACAATCAGAACCACAGtacacattaatataaaaagaatGTACATTTATTATGGATTATTCTGTGTACAGGCTGCTATGAAAGCTGTAGTTGCTACAAGCCGCATGCATGAGGGTTCACGACGACGGACTGATAGCTGCGAGATGCCTAACACAGATAAGACCTCATGCCAGAGCAGCATACAGAAAGAAAACACCACAAATTCTTCAAGAGAGCCTATTTCCATGAAAGAAGGATCTGAGCAAGTTGCAGATGGGGCCCTGGGGCCCTCGAGTTCTACCCCTCAAACAACTCCTAAATCTAAACCTTTTACCCAGTCTGGGCCAGTACCTACTCGTCCACCCCTGATAGCAGAAGGACACAGGCAGACCTCTGTCATACCAAAAGCTCCTGTGGTAAGGCCGAGGGAACCCAAAAAGAGCTTCTCAGTGGAACCCGGAGGAAAACATGAGGTTTCATGAGTTCATGAAGTTTTAACACCATACCACTCTGTCCTAATTACTTCATTAATGTTTTTATCATGAGTGTGAAAGTAGGCAGCAATGCAGCAGAATGATCTAAAGATTTGGATTTTTACTAAAGATGCATGCCTTATACAAGGACAAAGAAGAAAATGAAAGACAATATATTCTGCTTCTTCCATTTTTGCCATGTAATATTTTGATACTGAACTGGCACGTAATATGTTTTTTAAGCTTGTGAAGGGATGTGGCTTTAATAACAACTTTAGGTTAGCAGCAACACACATATTTGTTATTTTCTTAGCACAAGTATTGTTGAGATCATCTATCGGTAATCTTGTGGTAGTATATTTGTCTAGGAATTATTACTTAAAGACCCTAAAATTTCTACTTCAGGGTGTATTCACACTAGGCACAGCTGCCTTGAACCGATTGCCACCCCCCTTCCCTCTCCCCTGATGGCCCACATTTACACTGCATTTTTGTACTGGATTGCTTAAGTTATGATGCACTATTTTGAGTCATTTGGAATGCAGTGACAggcaaatattttgctgaacagatccagaGCTTTTGACACTCCTACATTTTCATAAATGTCAATTTGCTGCATgcattaggaggtttgctaaaggtggaATACAATAAGGGGTATGCATCTTTGGTAAATTACGATAGTCTCCATTCACTAAAAAGTACGAAtgagtaataaatccatataaaacagttgcttaaaagtgatgtcaaatCTTCAGTTTTGCGCTCAGGTgctctttgcactcacactacaagtgtactgtGCCACAGACCAACTGAACCACTCTCTGGACCACCTCTTCCAACCTGTCCAAGGCCAGCCAACCGAACCATGCCCAGTTCATCAtctattaaatcaaattaatgtaattattggtTACCACGCAGATGTCACGTTTAGTCACCTCCTTTTCTAAAGTCATCATTACCCACTCCCACATCTGGGGAAATTTTACAGACCGCCAAATCTAAACTAACCTTATACTTTAAAGGTTTacaaaaccctcgagtacttttttgagattttaacagaattgtgtttgttgagcatcagttaaaacaatgttagcacctgttagctttaattgtggggaaagaCTGGATAATTTTTAGCTTTTGTCAGTTAATTTCAGTTtatgggtttaaaatgattttaggggcgggatc
It encodes the following:
- the si:ch73-60h1.1 gene encoding calcium/calmodulin-dependent protein kinase type IV — encoded protein: MPTSRSDARPVEYWVDGSRRDATVEDFYNMGPELGRGATSVVLRCEEKQTEKPYAVKVLKKTIDKKIVRTEIGVLLRLSHPNIIRLKEIFETETEIFLILELVTGGELFDRIVERGYYSERDAAHVIKQILEAVAYLHENGVVHRDLKPENLLYADLSIDAPLKIADFGLSKIIDEQVTMKTVCGTPGYCAPEILRGNAYGPEVDMWSVGVILYILLCGFEPFFDQRGDQYMYSRILNCDYEFVSPWWDEVSLNAKDLVNKLIVLDPHKRLTVKQALEHPWVLGKAARFSHMDTTQRKLQEFNARRKLKAAMKAVVATSRMHEGSRRRTDSCEMPNTDKTSCQSSIQKENTTNSSREPISMKEGSEQVADGALGPSSSTPQTTPKSKPFTQSGPVPTRPPLIAEGHRQTSVIPKAPVVRPREPKKSFSVEPGGKHEVS